In Vigna angularis cultivar LongXiaoDou No.4 chromosome 8, ASM1680809v1, whole genome shotgun sequence, the DNA window CCATGAGTTCAATCCGAATGAACTGGGTTCTAAGTGAACGGATTAAAAACTAgctcgcataaaaaaattacatttttttaaactctATCCCGACTCAAACTtgtggtgagtcgggttgactcacgggttacaacccattttgacagcactacttaaagtccacttcttaacacaAAGGAAATTGTGCTGAttgtaaaatgtaaaatatcaaatatatatatatatatatgtttttctttatttataaaattcatatttaaatggttcaaatataaaaaacaatgaaagaacaggaaaacaataaatatgataaaaaaatttaacgttgtaaaaaaggaaagagaaataataattgtttaactCTGGAAAAGTTGTATGGTCTTGCTAAATAATgttgtaatttttcattttttatagtttaatttgatttagaaTGGTTGCAATTATTGAACTCTTGTGTGAaatatgaattggaaaaaaGAATTCTAGCAACGGTCATTTTGAGTTTGGTGATTTATGAACAGTGGATGCATGCATTGAATGTTATATATATGAATGCCAATCTAGTCTGAGCACTGACACTCACTGCATTATCTATAAGTTTTTGTGTGTGATGATAACACCGACAACCATGTCAATGAAGAATCCAGTTGGTTTAAGATTGATGATGTTTATTCTGTTTGTGGTGTCGCAGGTTGTTAATGGAGAACAGCAAATCAGATGCCTTCCAAAGGAGAGGGAAGCACTCCTCCAATTCAAGGCTGCCATTGATGACAACGACATGCTCTCATCTTGGATCACTCCTCACTGCTGCCAATGGGAGGGGATTCGCTGCAGCAACCTCACCTCCCATATTATAAGCCTCGACCTTCATGGAGATGGAGAAGAACGTTATATGAGCGGAGAGATCCACAAGTCGTTGATGGAGTTGCCACAATTACAGTATTTGAACCTCAGTCATAATGATTTTCCAGACAGTCCCATCCCAGAGTTTCTTGGTTCTCTCAAAAACTTGAAATACCTTGATCTCTCTTCATGTTATTTTGGCGGAAGAATTCCAAGTCAATTAGGCTCTCTTTCTCATTTGGAATACTTAAATCTTGCTTATAATTCTCTGAACGGATCAATCCCTTATCAGCTTGGAAATCTCTCCCAATTGCAGCATCTTGATCTCAGAAGCAATTATTTCGAAGGAAATATACCTCCTCAACTTGGAAATCTCTCCCAATTGCATGAGCTCTATCTTGGAGGATATTATGGTAATCCCAAAATTAGTGACGGAGGTCAGTGGCTCTcaaatctcatttttttaacCCATCTTTACTTGTACTCTGTATCAAATCTTACTTCTCATACTTGGTTGCAAGTGATTGCAAAGCTACCCAAACTAAGAGAACTAAGTTTAGTTGATTGTAGCCTTTCCGATCATTTCATTCTGTCATCCGTGCCTGCTAAGTTTAATTCTTCTAGTTCCCTCTTTGTCCTTGATCTTTCTCGTAACACCTTCACATCACCAATGGTATTCCAGTGGGTCTCAAACATCACTTCCAACCTTGTTGACCTTGACCTTAGTCGTAACCTCTTGAAGGGTTCCACATCAAGTGATTTTGGCAACGTCATGAATTCGCTTAGGCATCTTCACCTCTCCATTAATAATTTCAAGGCCAGGGATTTGAAATCCTTTAATAATATATCCACCTTACATTCTTTATACATGGCTTCAAACAATTTGACTGAAGGCCTTCCATCCATTCTTAGTAACTTGTCCAGTGGATGCGTTAGACACTCATTGCAAGAATTGGATCTGTCAGGGAATCACATCACTGGCACTTTGTCTGACATTTCAGTATTCTCCTCTTTGAAAACATTGCTTCTTGAATTAAATCGGTTAACTGGAAGGATACCGGAAGGTGTGAAGTTACCGTCCACTTTGGAGTATTTGTCAGTTGAGTCAAATTTCTTACAAGGTGGAATTCCAAAATCATTTGGCAATGCatgttctttgtttttattgGACATCTCTATGAATGGCCTGACTGATGAGCTTCCGATGATAATTTCTCACTTGTCTGGATGTGCTAGATATTCATTGCAAGTATTACATCTAGACGTGAATCAAATCAATGGCACACTACCTGACTTCTCAACATTCACAtctttaaaagatttatatctTTCTGAAAATAAGCTAAATGGAGAGATTCCTAAGGACATTCAATTTCCACCTAAATTGGAAGACCTCGACATCTcttcaaattgtttaaaggGTGTGCTGACTGACTACCACTTTTCTAATATGTCTAAGTTAGAGTACTTGGATTTATCTGACAACTCATTGGGCTTGGCATTTACTCAAAACTGGGTTCCACCTTTTCAATTGCTATCTATATACTTGAGATCCTGCCAGCTAGGTCCAACATTTCCCATGTGGTTGCAGACACAAAATAAATTTGTCCATATTGACATTTCAAATGCTACAATATCAGATATTACTCCTGAATGGTTTTGGGCTAAATTACCTCTACAAAAAGTGATGACAGTGAATATTTCATACAACAATCTACAAGGTACAATTCCAAATGTTTCATCAACGTATTTTTCTACTTCCATGCACCTTGGATCAAATCAATTTGAAGGTTCTATTCCTCTATTTTTAAGGAATTCTCAAATTCTTgatttatcaaaa includes these proteins:
- the LOC108344187 gene encoding receptor-like protein 35 isoform X3, coding for MITPTTMSMKNPVGLRLMMFILFVVSQVVNGEQQIRCLPKEREALLQFKAAIDDNDMLSSWITPHCCQWEGIRCSNLTSHIISLDLHGDGEERYMSGEIHKSLMELPQLQYLNLSHNDFPDSPIPEFLGSLKNLKYLDLSSCYFGGRIPSQLGSLSHLEYLNLAYNSLNGSIPYQLGNLSQLQHLDLRSNYFEGNIPPQLGNLSQLHELYLGGYYGNPKISDGGT
- the LOC108344187 gene encoding receptor-like protein EIX2 isoform X1: MITPTTMSMKNPVGLRLMMFILFVVSQVVNGEQQIRCLPKEREALLQFKAAIDDNDMLSSWITPHCCQWEGIRCSNLTSHIISLDLHGDGEERYMSGEIHKSLMELPQLQYLNLSHNDFPDSPIPEFLGSLKNLKYLDLSSCYFGGRIPSQLGSLSHLEYLNLAYNSLNGSIPYQLGNLSQLQHLDLRSNYFEGNIPPQLGNLSQLHELYLGGYYGNPKISDGGQWLSNLIFLTHLYLYSVSNLTSHTWLQVIAKLPKLRELSLVDCSLSDHFILSSVPAKFNSSSSLFVLDLSRNTFTSPMVFQWVSNITSNLVDLDLSRNLLKGSTSSDFGNVMNSLRHLHLSINNFKARDLKSFNNISTLHSLYMASNNLTEGLPSILSNLSSGCVRHSLQELDLSGNHITGTLSDISVFSSLKTLLLELNRLTGRIPEGVKLPSTLEYLSVESNFLQGGIPKSFGNACSLFLLDISMNGLTDELPMIISHLSGCARYSLQVLHLDVNQINGTLPDFSTFTSLKDLYLSENKLNGEIPKDIQFPPKLEDLDISSNCLKGVLTDYHFSNMSKLEYLDLSDNSLGLAFTQNWVPPFQLLSIYLRSCQLGPTFPMWLQTQNKFVHIDISNATISDITPEWFWAKLPLQKVMTVNISYNNLQGT